In Phreatobacter aquaticus, a single genomic region encodes these proteins:
- a CDS encoding sulfurtransferase TusA family protein has protein sequence MSDTDLDLKGLKCPLPALKTRKALTRVAPGALLTVTCTDPMAAIDIPNLIRETGDSLESQDRDDTILVFRIRKKGPSPQIAP, from the coding sequence ATGTCCGACACCGATCTCGACCTGAAGGGGCTGAAATGCCCCCTGCCCGCGCTGAAGACCCGCAAGGCGCTGACCCGCGTCGCCCCGGGCGCGCTGTTGACGGTGACCTGCACCGATCCGATGGCCGCGATCGACATTCCCAATCTCATCCGGGAGACCGGCGACAGCCTGGAATCGCAGGATCGTGATGACACGATTCTGGTGTTCCGCATCCGCAAGAAGGGCCCGAGCCCTCAGATCGCGCCCTGA
- a CDS encoding FAD-binding oxidoreductase: MTAAAFPPALLDALKALLGDRVSTSESDRAQHGRDQSRHEMHMPDAVCRVLSTEEVAGIVKLCAAHSVPIVPFGAGSSLEGALIPLHGGVSVDLTGMNQILDVRAEDLDVTVQAGVTRKQLNAYLRDTGLFFPVDPGADATIGGMAATRASGTNAVRYGTMRENVVSLTVVLADGRIIKTRSRAKKSSAGYDLTAVFVGSEGTLGIITEVTVRLYGIPEVMAAAICAFPSVDAAVDTVIQTIQMGLPISRMELLDDRTIEAVNAYSKLDLPVTPTLFFEFAGSQSSVDEQAEIVEELAKGEGATNWKWSKDADERAKLWQARHDVHWAIRAQNPGKVGFGTDVCVPISALADVLRETRRDTAQHSFSTTLVGHVGDGNFHLGMQIDPEDPDELNQALKVYDRMVERTLAAGGTCTGEHGVGIGKMKYMRAEHGDAIDVMHLIKNALDPKNILNPGKVLPA; encoded by the coding sequence ATGACTGCCGCAGCCTTTCCGCCCGCCCTGCTGGATGCCCTGAAGGCGCTTCTCGGCGACCGCGTCTCGACCTCTGAATCTGACCGCGCCCAGCATGGTCGCGACCAGTCGCGCCATGAAATGCACATGCCCGACGCGGTCTGCCGCGTGCTTTCGACCGAGGAAGTGGCCGGAATCGTCAAGCTGTGCGCCGCCCATTCGGTGCCCATCGTGCCGTTCGGGGCCGGCTCCTCGCTCGAAGGCGCGCTGATTCCGCTCCATGGCGGCGTGTCGGTCGACCTCACCGGCATGAACCAGATCCTCGACGTGCGCGCCGAGGATCTCGACGTCACGGTCCAGGCCGGCGTCACCCGCAAGCAGCTCAACGCCTATCTCCGCGACACCGGACTTTTTTTTCCTGTCGACCCCGGCGCCGATGCAACCATCGGTGGCATGGCCGCGACCAGGGCCTCCGGCACCAATGCGGTGCGCTACGGCACCATGCGCGAGAATGTCGTCAGCCTGACCGTGGTGTTGGCCGATGGTCGGATCATCAAGACCCGCTCGCGGGCCAAGAAGTCGTCGGCCGGCTATGACCTCACCGCCGTCTTCGTCGGCTCGGAGGGCACCCTTGGCATCATCACCGAGGTCACCGTGCGTCTCTATGGCATCCCCGAGGTGATGGCGGCGGCGATCTGCGCCTTCCCCTCCGTCGATGCGGCCGTCGACACCGTCATCCAGACCATTCAGATGGGCCTGCCGATTTCGCGCATGGAACTGCTCGACGACCGCACCATCGAGGCGGTCAACGCCTATTCCAAGCTCGACTTGCCGGTGACGCCGACCCTGTTCTTCGAATTCGCCGGCAGCCAGTCGAGTGTCGACGAACAGGCGGAAATCGTTGAGGAACTCGCCAAGGGCGAAGGCGCGACCAACTGGAAATGGTCCAAGGATGCCGACGAGCGCGCCAAGCTCTGGCAGGCCCGCCACGATGTCCATTGGGCAATCCGCGCGCAAAATCCCGGCAAGGTCGGCTTCGGCACCGATGTCTGCGTGCCGATCTCGGCGCTTGCCGACGTGTTGCGCGAGACCCGCAGGGACACCGCGCAGCACAGTTTCTCGACGACCCTTGTCGGCCATGTCGGGGATGGCAATTTCCACCTCGGCATGCAGATCGATCCGGAGGATCCGGACGAACTGAACCAGGCGCTGAAGGTCTATGACCGCATGGTCGAGCGCACTCTGGCGGCCGGCGGCACCTGCACCGGTGAGCACGGCGTCGGCATCGGCAAGATGAAATATATGCGTGCCGAGCACGGCGATGCGATCGACGTCATGCACCTGATCAAGAACGCGCTCGACCCCAAGAACATTTTGAATCCCGGCAAAGTCCTGCCGGCGTGA
- a CDS encoding DUF6505 family protein has translation MRLLRTIRLDPSDRFVFPVAAEPGEWAVTGTFLFWGRPIDQLEGKDRAAFRSGFVGVESLGFSTLVVVEEIREDEHRAAVEALARHIHSHLGAPTLDAATAAAAEELAFAASLADHDIGTLVAMHRLFEKGEIHEQYRTLKPRERTLGADGLHAQARAFTFHEMVDDEAPEERVDLIGMMGPKP, from the coding sequence GTGAGATTGCTCCGCACCATCCGCCTCGATCCCTCCGATCGCTTCGTGTTCCCCGTTGCGGCCGAGCCTGGCGAATGGGCGGTCACGGGCACATTCCTGTTCTGGGGGCGCCCGATCGACCAATTGGAGGGAAAGGACCGCGCTGCTTTCCGCTCTGGCTTCGTCGGCGTCGAGAGCCTCGGCTTTTCCACGCTGGTGGTGGTTGAGGAGATCCGGGAAGACGAGCACCGCGCAGCGGTCGAGGCGCTCGCCCGCCACATCCACAGCCATCTCGGAGCGCCGACGCTCGATGCCGCGACCGCGGCTGCCGCCGAAGAACTGGCTTTCGCGGCATCGCTCGCCGATCACGACATCGGCACGCTGGTCGCCATGCACCGCTTGTTCGAGAAGGGCGAGATCCACGAGCAATATCGCACTCTGAAACCGCGTGAGCGGACGCTGGGCGCTGATGGCCTGCATGCCCAGGCGCGTGCCTTCACCTTCCACGAAATGGTCGATGACGAGGCACCCGAGGAACGGGTGGACCTCATCGGCATGATGGGTCCCAAGCCATGA
- a CDS encoding M20 family metallopeptidase: MTATQMKELTTEGLLEAVRQWVMVESPTQDVAAVNRMADHAEGLLRAIGARIERIPGEGGYADILIGRVPGETGGPGILLLGHMDTVHPVGTLAGHLPWHVNGDKVFGPGIYDMKGGNSIALSALAHLHATGRKPRMPVSVMFIPDEEAGSPSSRARIEQEALNHAIVLVAEPSGDGGRLTVARHGIARYYLKTTGKPAHAGAYHAKGRSAIREMARQVLTVEAMTDYDRTITLNVGTIRGGTHENMVPISCEACVYVLVPTADAEAEVRAKLLALRPHDPDVQLDVTLGLFRPPFVKTPAIQKLYDHAAGLARDLGFEVAGERVAGGGSDGNFTGALGVPTLDGLGVIGDGPHTHYEHLLASCLVPRTQLYVSLFETLGSDLIAG; this comes from the coding sequence GTGACCGCAACGCAGATGAAGGAGCTGACCACCGAAGGCCTGCTGGAGGCCGTCCGCCAATGGGTGATGGTCGAAAGCCCGACGCAGGACGTCGCCGCCGTCAACCGGATGGCAGATCATGCCGAGGGGCTGCTGCGGGCGATCGGGGCCAGGATCGAGCGCATTCCGGGTGAGGGCGGCTATGCCGATATCCTGATCGGCCGGGTGCCCGGCGAGACCGGGGGACCGGGCATCCTGCTGCTTGGCCACATGGACACGGTCCATCCGGTCGGCACGTTGGCGGGCCACCTTCCCTGGCACGTCAACGGGGATAAGGTCTTCGGCCCGGGCATCTACGACATGAAGGGCGGCAACTCGATCGCCCTATCGGCGCTCGCCCATCTCCATGCCACCGGCCGCAAGCCGCGCATGCCGGTCTCGGTCATGTTCATTCCCGATGAAGAGGCGGGCAGCCCATCGTCGCGGGCGCGGATCGAGCAGGAGGCGCTGAACCATGCCATCGTGCTGGTGGCCGAGCCGTCGGGCGATGGCGGGCGGCTGACGGTCGCGCGCCACGGCATCGCGCGCTACTACCTCAAGACCACCGGCAAGCCCGCCCATGCCGGCGCCTATCACGCCAAGGGCCGCAGCGCGATCCGCGAGATGGCGCGCCAGGTTCTCACCGTCGAGGCGATGACCGATTACGACCGCACGATCACGCTGAATGTCGGCACGATCAGGGGCGGCACCCATGAGAACATGGTGCCGATCTCGTGTGAGGCCTGCGTCTATGTGCTCGTGCCCACCGCCGATGCGGAGGCCGAAGTGCGGGCGAAGCTGCTGGCGCTGAGGCCGCACGATCCCGATGTCCAGTTGGACGTGACGCTCGGGCTGTTCCGGCCGCCCTTCGTCAAGACGCCGGCGATCCAGAAGCTCTACGACCACGCGGCGGGGCTTGCCCGGGACCTCGGCTTCGAGGTGGCGGGCGAGCGCGTCGCCGGTGGCGGCAGCGACGGCAACTTCACCGGCGCCCTGGGCGTGCCGACCCTCGACGGCCTCGGCGTCATCGGTGACGGGCCGCATACCCACTACGAGCACCTGCTGGCTTCCTGCCTGGTGCCGCGCACGCAGCTCTATGTTAGCCTGTTCGAGACGCTGGGCTCCGATCTGATCGCCGGTTAG
- a CDS encoding metallophosphoesterase family protein, with translation MTLIAHISDLHLGPVPFPVPGPLALKPVLGWINWARQPGQHDNALWLKAAAEAMAAKPDFTLMTGDLVELGLDSEWRVAAEALALLGPADRVTWAPGNHDLYTRDGEVRARALMADWLPAGSGRDLRDSFPRLDLVGEAAIVTLCSGTPTWLFSAEGELGAAQLERLDVLLAGIDRSRHLPVIAVHHPPHTPKLSWLKRLRDGEALIDLMSRRECSLLFHGHLHEACRVEIVREGRTITQIGAPSASATGRHGDGPAGFNLVEIARQETGLRWSCRHVRLP, from the coding sequence GTGACCCTGATTGCCCATATCTCCGACCTGCATTTGGGGCCGGTACCCTTTCCGGTGCCCGGCCCTCTCGCGCTGAAGCCGGTGCTTGGCTGGATCAACTGGGCGCGCCAGCCAGGCCAGCACGACAATGCGCTCTGGCTCAAGGCGGCCGCCGAGGCGATGGCCGCGAAGCCCGACTTCACGCTGATGACCGGCGATCTCGTCGAGCTGGGGCTCGATAGCGAATGGCGTGTCGCCGCTGAGGCTCTGGCCCTGCTGGGGCCGGCCGATCGCGTCACCTGGGCGCCCGGCAACCACGACCTCTACACCCGAGACGGTGAGGTGCGGGCGCGAGCGCTCATGGCAGACTGGCTGCCGGCCGGCAGCGGGCGCGATCTCCGCGACAGCTTTCCCCGTCTGGACCTTGTCGGCGAAGCCGCCATCGTCACCTTGTGCTCGGGCACGCCGACCTGGCTGTTCTCGGCGGAGGGCGAACTCGGGGCCGCGCAGCTCGAGCGGCTGGATGTCCTGCTCGCCGGCATCGATCGCAGCCGCCACCTGCCGGTCATCGCCGTCCACCATCCGCCCCACACGCCGAAGTTGTCCTGGCTCAAGCGGCTGCGCGATGGTGAGGCGCTGATCGACCTGATGAGCCGGAGAGAGTGCTCTCTCCTGTTCCATGGGCATCTGCATGAGGCCTGCCGCGTGGAGATCGTCCGCGAGGGGCGGACGATCACGCAAATCGGCGCGCCGTCTGCCTCCGCGACCGGCCGACACGGCGACGGGCCCGCCGGGTTCAATCTTGTCGAGATCGCGCGGCAGGAGACCGGTCTCCGCTGGTCTTGCCGACATGTCCGCCTGCCGTGA
- a CDS encoding DUF3305 domain-containing protein has product MAVQHMMVGVVAVKRKLNNPWIDFEWTPEAILPGLPAVEPGTVIARDGPHESYYLGPAELTFHSGETAHYRDNLTSGRPSVWVALRDNGDGIWRVAGVTVDPYEGEAYADTVDDRVEPVPMPHDVMVELSAFFDKHHVEQTFFKRKRDRHVQEPTYGLGHPNLRRPGDKG; this is encoded by the coding sequence ATGGCAGTCCAGCACATGATGGTCGGGGTTGTTGCCGTCAAACGGAAGCTCAACAACCCCTGGATCGATTTCGAATGGACGCCGGAGGCGATCCTGCCGGGTCTTCCCGCAGTCGAACCTGGGACCGTGATCGCGCGCGACGGCCCGCATGAGAGCTATTATCTCGGTCCTGCCGAATTGACGTTCCATTCCGGCGAGACCGCCCATTACCGCGACAACCTCACCTCGGGACGGCCGTCCGTCTGGGTGGCGCTCCGCGACAACGGCGATGGCATCTGGCGTGTGGCCGGCGTCACCGTCGATCCCTACGAGGGCGAGGCCTATGCCGATACCGTCGACGACCGGGTCGAGCCGGTGCCCATGCCCCACGACGTGATGGTGGAGTTGAGCGCCTTCTTCGACAAGCATCACGTCGAGCAGACCTTCTTCAAGCGCAAGCGTGACCGCCATGTGCAGGAGCCGACCTACGGGCTCGGACATCCCAATCTGCGGCGACCGGGGGACAAGGGATGA
- a CDS encoding DUF2478 domain-containing protein — translation MVKLAAVVYGPDDDCDALLADFAHRLAAGGVAVAGLVQINGINASCETQDMELEDLDTGRRINICQDLGSGSVGACRLDPTGLAAAAGALRAAIDKPLDLVVINKFGRMEADGGGLAGEIGQVVAAEQPLVIGVPQRFLEAWNAFAGGLDVKVACQRSAVDAWWQSVEASAPAA, via the coding sequence ATGGTGAAGCTAGCGGCCGTCGTCTACGGCCCGGATGACGATTGCGATGCCCTGCTGGCGGACTTTGCCCATCGGCTGGCCGCAGGCGGTGTGGCGGTGGCGGGGCTCGTCCAGATCAACGGGATCAACGCCTCCTGCGAGACGCAGGACATGGAGCTCGAGGACCTCGACACGGGCCGACGGATCAACATCTGTCAGGACCTCGGCTCCGGCAGTGTCGGCGCCTGCCGGCTCGACCCGACCGGCCTTGCGGCAGCCGCCGGCGCCTTGCGCGCGGCCATCGACAAGCCGCTGGACCTGGTCGTGATCAACAAGTTCGGCCGCATGGAGGCGGATGGCGGTGGGCTTGCGGGCGAGATCGGTCAGGTGGTCGCCGCCGAACAGCCCTTGGTGATCGGCGTGCCGCAGCGGTTTCTGGAGGCCTGGAACGCCTTTGCCGGTGGACTTGACGTCAAGGTTGCTTGCCAGCGATCCGCCGTTGACGCCTGGTGGCAGTCGGTCGAGGCGTCGGCCCCCGCCGCCTAA
- a CDS encoding c-type cytochrome — translation MSFRSVVALLATVLTLGAPASAQELRGHGGPVRALAVTADGAVALSGSFDTSAILWGIEAGAALAVLRFHDGPVNAVAVLPEGRFATGGEEGRVAIWRLGRPEPERALEGHAGAVSGLAVSPDGRVLASSSWDATVRLTALAGGETQVLSGHRGPVSALAFSPDGRTLVTASHDMSVRFTPLDGSQARMVELGVAVASLAIAPDGEILAGAADGKLYIMGPDGTRRGEMALGGPPLIAVAVSADGVMVAAAAINGAVALISRANRRVERTLVGPGLPVWSLAFRPGSDEVLTGGGDRLIRRWRVSTGEHLGPVIMARPADLPSRYAGDRGAEVFKACIACHTLEPDGGNRAGPTLHGVIGRRIATAPGYVYSEALRGMDIVWTKDTIARLFEIGPNAYTPGTKMPEQTLGDDEDRQALVDFIARASAP, via the coding sequence ATGTCATTCCGTTCCGTTGTCGCACTGCTGGCCACCGTCCTGACGCTCGGCGCGCCGGCCTCCGCACAGGAACTGCGCGGCCACGGTGGACCCGTGCGGGCGCTGGCTGTCACGGCGGATGGCGCCGTCGCCCTGTCGGGCTCCTTCGACACCTCGGCCATTCTCTGGGGCATCGAGGCCGGTGCGGCGCTTGCCGTGCTCCGCTTCCACGATGGTCCGGTCAATGCGGTCGCCGTATTGCCCGAGGGTCGTTTCGCGACCGGCGGCGAGGAGGGCAGGGTTGCCATCTGGCGGCTGGGTCGCCCAGAGCCCGAGCGGGCGCTCGAAGGCCATGCTGGTGCCGTGTCCGGCCTTGCTGTGTCGCCCGACGGCCGCGTCCTGGCATCGAGTTCCTGGGACGCGACGGTGCGCCTGACGGCGCTTGCGGGCGGCGAGACTCAGGTGCTCTCCGGGCATCGCGGCCCGGTCTCGGCACTCGCTTTCTCGCCGGACGGCCGCACGCTCGTTACCGCAAGCCACGACATGAGCGTGCGGTTCACGCCGCTCGACGGGTCGCAGGCGCGCATGGTCGAGCTGGGCGTCGCGGTTGCCTCGCTGGCGATTGCGCCCGACGGCGAGATCCTGGCAGGCGCCGCCGATGGCAAGCTCTACATCATGGGTCCGGACGGCACGCGGCGCGGTGAGATGGCCCTCGGCGGACCGCCGCTGATCGCCGTCGCCGTTTCGGCCGATGGCGTGATGGTGGCCGCTGCCGCCATCAACGGCGCCGTCGCTCTGATCTCCCGGGCCAACCGGCGGGTCGAGCGCACCCTGGTCGGTCCCGGCCTGCCGGTCTGGTCGCTGGCCTTCCGGCCCGGCAGCGACGAAGTGCTCACCGGTGGCGGCGACCGGCTCATCCGGCGGTGGCGTGTCTCGACCGGCGAGCATCTGGGCCCGGTCATCATGGCGCGCCCGGCCGATCTGCCGTCGCGCTACGCCGGCGACCGCGGGGCGGAGGTCTTCAAGGCCTGCATCGCCTGCCACACGCTGGAGCCGGACGGTGGCAACCGCGCCGGGCCGACGCTCCATGGCGTGATCGGTCGCAGGATCGCGACAGCCCCCGGCTATGTCTATTCCGAAGCGCTGCGCGGCATGGACATCGTCTGGACGAAGGACACGATCGCCCGCCTGTTCGAAATCGGTCCGAATGCCTATACGCCCGGCACCAAGATGCCCGAACAGACCCTCGGCGATGACGAAGACCGGCAGGCGCTGGTCGACTTCATCGCACGCGCAAGTGCGCCCTAG
- a CDS encoding biotin/lipoate--protein ligase family protein — MSPLIAIKAPSTLTLPPGFELEPLRESGDAFAHACRIAAEKGAGTLVWVRRFDVAEYAIVLEPEEPLAVARKAFFMGMNATAEAIAAHCPPERDVSFRFPDAITFDAGLVGGGRIGWPKGTAEDAVPAWLVFSAVIRVTFDGMIEPGKAPNAAALDDEGFDGVGPSDLVESFARFFLRQVDIWQSQGFKTIAADYLGRVVKERPGDRRGLDANGDLLTRRAVGEEEHRSIFLDGLKAVAWLDRKTGAPRL, encoded by the coding sequence ATGTCTCCCCTGATCGCCATCAAGGCGCCATCCACGCTCACCTTGCCGCCGGGCTTCGAACTCGAGCCCCTGCGGGAATCCGGCGATGCCTTTGCTCATGCCTGCCGGATCGCGGCCGAAAAGGGCGCGGGCACGCTCGTCTGGGTGCGTCGTTTCGACGTCGCCGAATACGCCATCGTCCTCGAGCCGGAGGAGCCGCTGGCGGTTGCCCGCAAGGCGTTCTTCATGGGCATGAATGCCACAGCCGAGGCGATTGCCGCACACTGCCCGCCCGAACGCGACGTTTCGTTCCGCTTTCCCGACGCGATCACCTTCGACGCAGGACTTGTCGGTGGCGGCCGGATTGGCTGGCCAAAGGGCACGGCAGAGGATGCGGTACCGGCTTGGCTGGTCTTTTCCGCGGTCATCCGCGTGACCTTCGACGGCATGATCGAGCCGGGCAAGGCGCCAAATGCGGCCGCCCTCGACGATGAAGGATTCGACGGTGTCGGCCCTTCCGATCTCGTTGAGAGTTTCGCGCGGTTCTTCCTGCGGCAGGTCGATATCTGGCAGAGCCAGGGCTTCAAGACGATCGCCGCCGACTATCTCGGCCGCGTCGTCAAGGAGCGACCGGGCGATCGCCGCGGCCTCGACGCCAATGGCGACCTGCTGACGCGCCGGGCTGTGGGCGAGGAGGAACACCGCTCGATCTTCCTCGACGGCCTCAAGGCTGTCGCCTGGCTCGACCGGAAGACCGGAGCGCCCAGGCTGTGA
- a CDS encoding 4Fe-4S binding protein: MQAGGTTFVCSCEETMPLHGETVARACLTKVRTADQLCRKELDLFKAVIGQGGDVTVGCTQEAPLFQETAEEMGFAGRLTFANVREQAGWSSEAKAAGPKTAALLAAAAVDMPPIHLVTLESDGVALVYGRDDLALEVGRRLADALDITVLLTKPSAIMPPAVTDFPVVKGTITSAKGHLGAFELAIDDYALASPASRRNLVWQVPRNGASSSSDIVIDLTGGQPLFPSPELRPGYLRVDPGDPAAVERLIGEARALVGTFDKPRYITFHEDLCAHSRSKITGCTRCLDLCPTGAITPNGNHVAIDPAVCAGCGACAAACPTGAASYALPPVEAVLARLRTLLTTFRAAGGARPVVLVHDEDHGRPLIDALARYGDGLPAHVLPLGVNEISQLGPEALASAFAYGAAGVRFLARARPKHDLGGLDAVVATANTMLSGLGYGDGLVAILSTDDPDALSALLREPVVARVAPTPSTFQPLGAKRGLLELSFRELHRAAPSPVDVVALAKGAPFGKADVNGDACTLCLACVSACPTGALSDNPDLPMLRFTESLCVQCGLCEQTCPEDAISLKPQVDFIAWNEPKRVVKQEEPFHCTSCGKAFGTKSTIDRIAAKLEGHWMFTGANAHRREALFMCEDCRVEKVVNESFDPYGGPSRPKVRTAEDYLREASEGKDTLN; the protein is encoded by the coding sequence ATGCAGGCCGGCGGAACCACCTTCGTCTGTTCGTGCGAAGAGACAATGCCGCTGCACGGCGAGACCGTTGCGCGCGCCTGCCTGACCAAGGTCAGGACAGCCGACCAGCTCTGCCGCAAGGAGCTCGACCTGTTCAAGGCGGTGATCGGCCAGGGCGGCGACGTCACCGTTGGCTGCACCCAGGAAGCGCCGCTGTTCCAGGAAACCGCCGAGGAGATGGGTTTTGCCGGCCGGCTGACCTTCGCCAATGTCCGCGAACAGGCGGGCTGGTCCAGCGAGGCGAAGGCCGCCGGACCGAAGACGGCGGCACTTCTGGCCGCGGCGGCGGTCGACATGCCGCCAATCCATCTGGTGACGCTCGAATCGGACGGCGTCGCGCTGGTCTATGGCCGCGATGACCTGGCGCTGGAGGTCGGCCGGCGGCTGGCCGACGCGCTCGACATCACCGTGCTGCTGACGAAGCCCTCGGCCATCATGCCGCCGGCGGTGACCGATTTCCCGGTGGTCAAAGGCACGATCACATCGGCCAAAGGCCATCTCGGCGCCTTCGAGCTCGCCATCGACGATTACGCGCTGGCATCCCCCGCCTCGCGCCGTAACCTCGTCTGGCAGGTGCCGCGCAATGGCGCGAGTTCCAGTTCCGACATCGTCATCGACCTCACGGGTGGTCAGCCGCTGTTTCCAAGCCCGGAGCTGCGTCCCGGCTATCTGCGCGTCGATCCCGGCGATCCGGCCGCCGTCGAGCGGCTGATCGGGGAGGCTCGGGCGCTGGTCGGCACCTTCGACAAGCCGCGCTACATCACCTTCCACGAGGACCTCTGCGCTCATTCGCGCTCGAAGATCACCGGCTGCACCCGCTGCCTCGATCTCTGCCCGACCGGCGCGATCACGCCGAATGGCAATCATGTGGCGATCGACCCGGCCGTCTGCGCCGGCTGCGGCGCCTGTGCCGCCGCCTGTCCGACGGGCGCTGCGAGCTATGCGCTGCCGCCTGTCGAAGCCGTTCTGGCCCGCCTGCGCACGCTCCTCACCACATTCCGGGCTGCCGGCGGGGCCAGGCCGGTCGTTCTCGTCCATGACGAGGACCACGGCCGTCCGCTGATCGATGCCCTGGCGCGGTACGGTGACGGCCTTCCGGCCCATGTCCTGCCGCTCGGCGTCAACGAGATCAGCCAGCTCGGCCCGGAAGCGCTCGCCAGCGCCTTCGCCTATGGGGCGGCCGGCGTACGGTTCCTGGCGCGAGCCCGGCCGAAGCACGATCTCGGTGGGCTGGACGCCGTCGTCGCGACAGCCAACACCATGCTTTCGGGGCTCGGCTATGGCGACGGTCTGGTCGCCATCCTCTCGACCGATGATCCCGATGCCCTGTCGGCGCTGCTGCGCGAGCCTGTTGTGGCGCGTGTCGCCCCGACGCCATCGACGTTCCAGCCGCTCGGCGCCAAGCGCGGACTGCTGGAGCTGTCATTCCGCGAGTTGCACCGGGCAGCGCCCTCCCCCGTCGATGTGGTGGCGCTCGCCAAGGGGGCGCCCTTCGGCAAGGCCGACGTCAATGGGGATGCCTGCACGCTGTGTCTCGCCTGCGTCTCGGCCTGCCCGACCGGTGCTCTCTCGGACAACCCCGACCTGCCGATGCTACGGTTCACCGAGAGCCTCTGCGTCCAGTGCGGCTTGTGCGAACAGACCTGCCCCGAGGACGCGATCAGCCTGAAGCCGCAGGTCGATTTCATCGCCTGGAATGAGCCGAAGCGGGTGGTGAAGCAGGAAGAGCCGTTCCATTGCACGTCGTGCGGCAAGGCCTTCGGCACCAAGTCGACCATCGACCGGATCGCCGCCAAGCTTGAGGGCCACTGGATGTTCACCGGCGCCAATGCGCATCGGCGCGAGGCGCTGTTCATGTGCGAGGATTGCCGGGTGGAGAAGGTCGTCAACGAGAGCTTCGACCCCTATGGCGGCCCCAGCCGGCCGAAGGTCAGGACCGCGGAGGACTATCTGCGCGAGGCGTCCGAGGGCAAGGACACGCTGAACTAG
- a CDS encoding DUF6352 family protein, producing MTDTPRLAKEFWVSSGHHMTTKTAGGGLAVSDEMILAYLARPELIPPEEACDAERELHALLMAEPRRPVTAAMIGAIQDEDARENWGFMIGFRDRLMAHPSLEAAYLAIVRNHAGSVPPLFLNQLVHLILRNALDGCEDPFVLRAAECFFRTQKGSLRDDTLLLADAELVEGLEADRKALMHSSPLTAMLGGDAASELEVMTDETADTYWSCSDAFSMVMNLGGNPRVRDALARVIETWLAHMLGVETEVKPIERIEDADWRWFVGLDAEATAIGNRLWRGEPVDPVDQSRVCGLFSLTFADPRQVDAKVGGKPVYLIMALDNDMILRIKPQNLLLGLPLAGRLAA from the coding sequence ATGACCGACACGCCCCGTCTGGCCAAGGAATTCTGGGTCTCGTCGGGCCACCACATGACGACGAAGACCGCGGGCGGCGGGCTTGCCGTCAGCGATGAGATGATCCTGGCCTATCTCGCCCGGCCAGAGTTGATCCCGCCGGAGGAGGCCTGCGATGCGGAGCGCGAGCTTCATGCGCTCCTGATGGCAGAGCCGCGCCGGCCGGTGACGGCCGCCATGATTGGCGCGATCCAGGACGAGGATGCCCGCGAGAACTGGGGTTTCATGATCGGCTTCCGGGACCGCCTCATGGCGCATCCGAGCCTGGAGGCAGCCTATCTCGCGATCGTCCGCAACCACGCGGGTTCGGTGCCGCCGCTGTTCCTCAACCAGCTGGTCCATCTCATCCTGCGCAATGCGCTGGACGGTTGCGAGGACCCCTTCGTTCTGAGAGCCGCCGAGTGCTTTTTCCGGACCCAGAAGGGCAGCCTGCGTGACGACACCCTGCTGCTCGCCGATGCCGAACTGGTTGAGGGACTGGAAGCCGACCGCAAGGCGCTGATGCACTCATCCCCGCTCACCGCCATGCTGGGCGGCGATGCCGCCTCCGAGCTTGAGGTGATGACAGACGAGACGGCGGACACCTATTGGTCCTGCTCGGACGCCTTCTCGATGGTGATGAATCTCGGCGGCAATCCGCGCGTGCGCGACGCGCTGGCGCGGGTCATCGAGACCTGGCTTGCGCATATGCTCGGCGTCGAGACCGAGGTGAAGCCGATCGAGCGCATCGAGGATGCCGACTGGCGATGGTTCGTCGGCCTCGATGCCGAGGCAACCGCTATCGGCAACAGGCTGTGGCGTGGCGAGCCGGTCGATCCGGTGGACCAGTCGCGCGTCTGCGGCCTGTTCAGCCTCACCTTCGCCGATCCCCGACAGGTGGATGCCAAGGTCGGCGGCAAGCCGGTCTACCTGATCATGGCGCTCGACAATGATATGATCCTGCGCATCAAGCCGCAGAACCTGCTGCTCGGCCTGCCGCTTGCCGGCCGGCTGGCAGCCTGA